The Alnus glutinosa chromosome 8, dhAlnGlut1.1, whole genome shotgun sequence DNA segment CATGGCCCAACCATCGACCATGGCTAGGAAGGATGACTGCAAaagggttttttcttttattgtttctAATTTTAAGGGATAAATATATATTGGCTTCTTCAACTAACAACCATATTTTATTTACGAGTAATACTAAAAGTCATTTTTTTGTCACTTTTGTGTCACTCCAataataatgtgacttttaaaatcactattgagcttgtgattaatcactattagatttttgATCAagtaatgattttaaaagccacatcatttttataatGACACAAAAGTAACTTCTAGAATTACCCTTTATTTACCCTATGAATCGGCATGCGTGGCACTTGAATCCATCAAACtattattttgttgaattaAACCCCTCTATTAGGGTTGACCATTAGAGTGGATGGAAAAACCATATTTAACCAAATTCTTCAAAAACTACCCTCGTTTTGACTctttaaaaaccaaatttacccattatatttattaattaataaaaaacctttaaaaaaaagaattaaaaaagaaaaagaagaagaagaagaagtggaaacAGGGGGTGGCTATGTGGGTTGGGGGTGCTGTTAGCCACCCCTAGATTGGTTGGGGGTGGCCCACAAGCCACCCTGTAACGCCACCAACACTAAAGAATTAGATTTACTTAACTTGGAGTATTACTCGAGTGTCATCAACCAATTAACTGATAATTAGTTTATTTCACCATGCTACACAAATAATCAAAGTATACTAAAGCAGAAAGCAGAATAATTTGATCTGAGAATTCTAATAATAAACTTTACGATAGAATCATGTATCATCAATCATAGATTCAAAGCATCAAAGCAGACATTACTATAAAATAACAATTAACTACCAATTACCTAACCTAACAATACAAGCTATTTGTTTGACATCTTTATCCTAGGGAATTTCTCACTTTACCACCTAACAACATACtaatatgcaaatatatatatatatatatatatatatatatatatatacatatatatatatatatatatatatatatatatatatatatatattcatttaattataGTTATTCTCCATATGGTATATCTAAGCCCTTAACCCCTTCTTGGTAGGGTTGACGTTTTTTTGAGagacctgtaatacaatactGGTGCTTAGGATATTGTACGCATAtcgtcatatactagcagcaCGATCGAGTTCGACCTCGGGTGACCCatgctactagcaaagccgtaaTTGTGACCCCATCTGTACATGGTGCATCCGTCACAAAATAACCATTGGAGTcaagcataaaaataaatatctgtGACCGTAAGGTCAAACCCGTATAATAGTAAGCTCATTGCCATAATACCAcatgtaccatgtcatacaattgaaatattgttaatttactttaagaaaaaaaaaattatatatatagctttataaaaacatgttaacTCATATCAATGTGaaagtttatgaaaaatgaGATTAAGTTCTCAACCTTTAGaaaactcttttatttttttaagagagaaCTTAATCAAGACTCATAAAAAACATGTCAATCACATGAACAGAACACCATCAACGTGAAAAATGAGTTTAAGATTTAAGGTTTACCTTAATGAAGATGGAGTAACACAAAAACCATCTGATTCTCTTTTTagaatctctctctcaagaaaTAGGGTTGCAAGGATGCAAAGGGGAATAGTGAAGTTAGAAGAGCGTGGGGGTAGCTTTTATAGAAGTGTGTGGGAGTGGATAAGGCTAAATGATGTGGATAGTAGGTTAAAGTTGCTTTTCATGCATGGTCGAAATGTTTGGTGTACTACTTCGAACGTTTGGTGTACTATTGGTCCAACGGTTTTTCTGAACAGTCAGGGATCTACTTTGAAGATTCTAGAGATGCTTCGAACGTTCGGTCAGGGGTCCATTTCTAACGTTCCAGATATGCTTCAAACGTTTAGTCAGGGGTAAaaatatttagggttaaatatactttGGTCTTCTCAACTAACAACTATTTTTTACAAAGCCCAACCTGTGTGATCAAACTATTAATTTGTTacaattaatgctccgtttgtttcggtttAGAATagtttctggaaaatgatttcggcatttttcggtatttggtggGGGCGCACATAATagtcaattgaaaaatgatttccatttgacaaaaaatgcaattaatttcaaaaatagtttacaCTTCGCAGACGGCAGACGCAATCGACCATCTTTTAAACGATGCAGTTGACCTTCACGCTCAAATAGTCGACTATCACTAGATTCCAACACCTGTTGGTGCCGAAAtctgaaattttttgccgaAATCTGGCGACATCTGACCGTCGTTGTTAGATTTTGGGGGATGAGATTCTGGCCAGTACAGCTGGAGTCCGACTGAAATTTGGCCAAACCGGTCGAATTTGGCCAGATTCCCGCTATACAGCCAGAGTCCGGCCATATTAGGTCAAATTCCGGCTAGATCTGGCAGGGATTCGGCCAGTACAGCCTGAGTCTGGCCGTATTAGGCCAAATTCCAACTGGAATCTAGTCCTACtaggccagattccggcaaatGTGGCTGGAATTTGGCTCGCCATAATTTGGAGATGgtgaccggacgttgccggattccattTTTTATCGTTGGAGATTTTTTCATGCAAACCAAACggcagaaaatattttcgaaaaaatcatttttttttaaaaatgatttcgtcgaaaataatttacaacgaaaatcattttacatcgaaagaAACggaacataaatcatttttttttttgtcattcttaaaaaaatactcataatttctttaaaaacaaTGGACTTACACTACCAAGCATTAATCATCTTATTAAATAGTTTCAATGGACCTACACTACCAGGTGTTCGACGGAGAAGGATTCCTCTCCATTACAAATGGAAGAGAGATCCACCTAATATATTCAACAGGgataaaatggtaaaaaaataaaaataaaattaccattttatcTCAATAAATgaattcatttgaaatggagaaaatCCGTCTTAGAACTCAATACGCTTGAGCTTCACTACCTTCCCTTTGTCCAGAGCAAGCTGAGAAGCACCTCCACAAAGTGTTACGGAAAAAGCGATGACGGGAGAAGAAGCCGCGGGCCCTGCAGGCCCGAAGCTCCTCCGTCTGATATATTTCGTTGGCGCTGGATGTAATTTCCCATTTCCTTTTTATGATATATACTATTTATGCAACTATTATGATTTCAAACTTGATCTTTGATTGGGATTTCAATTTGTGATTCAGTCATTTGCACGGCTGCAATTAACAAGTGGCGGGAACTGGAGCGAAAAGCAATGCTGCCGAAACAGCAGGGGAACCAATTGCCTGAGAATTCAGCAAACGCGGTGCAAAAGGCCGTCGATTAGTCGTAcgtttctttatttatttatttattttttgttattgtggGTTGGGGTTTCAGAAGCTATTTTGCAGTCCGTATTAACACGATGATAATTACAATTTCAAAGTACATCTTTCGCCATTAGATTTTGGTCAAAAGACGGTGATGATGGATTTGGGGATTTTAattgtattgatttttttttatttttttttagaaatgaaaggaagaaattttattatatgGGTGTAAATTTGTTAATCTTTTTGATCTCTggcatcttcatttcttcttatCAGTCCTTTCCATTTATTGACTACTTTACTCTGCACATAGGAGGACGGGTATCCATGCAATCTTATTCGTTACACACGCATCCTGACATACACCTGTGCACACACATACACTGAGGAGAAGCAAAACTCAAGCACCACCATTCAAAAATCAGCATGGATTCCAAAAGCAAAGTCAAGTTGAGTGACAAATTTTTGGTTCGGCAAATTTCAGTGACAAGTCTTATGTGGTTTGGAGGGTCAAGTAATTAGGAATCTAGGGTTAGAAACGAGTTTTTAACTTGGTTTGGTTAGTTTTGTAGTTAGGGGCAGATCTGTAATTTTCTGAAACTCCTacaatttaattgtattttgatAATTGAGTTGAGTCTTGAATTTTCAAAGAGCTTCTTAGTataccatgtttttttttttttaaccatcaAATTGTATATTTGATTACACCGGCCACCAACTTTGATCTCTTGAAGATTGTTGTTTTACTCAAAAGATTTGGAGGTCATGAGGAACGATGTTGCTTAGACTCATGAAAATGTTCAAAAACATCAATTATGGTGTTCAAAATATGAACATATGTTTCatagagattaaaaaaataaatgataaaaagatTGGAAACGTCTTGTTGGTGATAATGTCAATCAAGATGTAAAGTGAAAATTGGCTCTACTTGTTCAACCAAAAGAGGGATCTTGGAGAATATTGTGGAAGCTTAACAAGAGCAAGAGTATGATGTTGAAGTTAAGGATGATAAGGGTGTGGAAGAAAAACTTTGGGACCATAGAAAAAGGTTGGCGAGACTAAGGGATGCATGACAAAAACATTATGGAGTACAAAAGCGCAAGATAAGGACATTGAATGTGAACAAGTCAAGAGCAAGGTTAACAATAAGGTTGGTTTTACCACTATAGTTCAATCAAAGAAGGATTTTGAGTTGAAAACTCTTCCAGGATCTTGCAATTCATATATAACTTAATGATGCGGTGGAAAATGAAGACTCCTTGCTATCAaccttttttcttccaaatgcAAAAGGAACATTGGTGTAAGGTTTAAGTTCAAGAAGTCCTCCTGGTCGGGGTTTCTCATAGTAGGGAAGAATTATACAATAATGAAAGAGAAGTCAAGTTGCTATAATTTCAATTTTGGCTACGTAAATTTTTTCTTATGTGGAGCTCACATACGGCATTGGATTGCGATGAGTCTTATGTAGTTTTGAAGGTTAAGTCATTAGTAATATAGggttaaaacaatttttaatttgggtTATTATTTCATAagtaatagttatttttttaatgacagGTAGTTCTGTAATTTTCTGCAACTTCCATGAATTAAGGGTATTTCGGTAATTGAGTCAAGCCTAGAACTTTTTAAGAGTTTAAGGTcttaggtttattttcttaagTCCAAGGTAGTCTTTAGGTCTTTTGTTTAGTTGTAAAATTAGTAGTCCTAGTCTTAGTGGGTTAAGTAAGAGTCAACAAGTTTATGTAGATATTGTTTCATGTACTTTGATTAAGGAAATATTGAGTGATTTGAGTTTTGAGGCAAGAGTGTCTAGAATGATCTCTTTCTCTGGTGCACTATTATTGTCCACAACCCCTAAACAGCAACAAAAGTCTCTCTATACTTCCTTCTTTACAACCCCAAAACATACCTTTTATAAACTTGAAACCCTAAAACCGTCAAGCCCTTAGCCACCTGTAGCCTACCAATCCAGCCTtgaaatctccaaaacaactgCTTCCATTAAATTCCTATAGCCTATCATTCTCTGCTTTAACTGTTTTAAACCCAATCTTTCCTGAACCTACCTCTTTCTACAAACGTTAAAGCCTTTCCCACACCATGATAATTCCTAAAACCATAACTTTTCCAATTCTAGAGCTCACCACAAGCATACAGAATCCATAAATCTTGTACATCAGTATAAACAATAGCAATACGTTGTCATAAAGTGCTTAGAGTGAAAAAAGGGTTTTCATAAAGTTCAGAAGGATAATGTAAAAGATTGATGAACTTGATCAAACTTGTTGGTTGCCAATCATATTTTGCTTAGAAATAGAAAGGCCTAGAAGGAAACTCTGAACTTAACAATTGTTTTTACATCATTAGGTTTAGGGTATTAAACATATGCACTTCAGCTTTTCATAGGTTATATATAATGGCCATAAATAATCATTAGATGCCAGTACAAGCCATGGTTGCACTATTGAATCATGAAAAGACTGATGTTTACAAGTCGAATGCAGGCCCCACAAAGCTCTCTTCAAGTGTTTCAGGCAGTGGAGCAGAATCTAAAGGCAATGTAAATGAATGAAGAAGTAAGTGATGGGTTTAGCTTTCAATTAGGAGCAGGGAGTACCGACAAGTTCTAAAACTGTAAATGAATTGTgtaaacttaaaaaagaaaagcttgGTCACAGAAAATCTTCTCTGGTTATATTGGCACTCACTTCATCTCCTTATTAACTGCTTCAGTAAGATGCTACAGTAGAAGGTGCTTCTCAACTCAACTAAATAAATCATTTGTCCAATACAGTTGGGTTAGACTGCATGCTAGTCCTAGTTATGAAACTATAATTAGTGTATACATGTGTGAAACTCTGAGTGTAAAAAAGATTTGAGTCCTACATTGAAAAGATGTCACAAGGGTGAGTGATTAATATAGTATAGTTGGGCCCAAATctataagtttaagcttttggattgAGTGGTATCCCAGCATGTTATATTATGGTCTCACTAAATAGACTCCTCAAGGTGTCAATTTCCCTAACAATTAGAATTCATGGATTTGGTTGGTTAGTTAGCACGCTATGATGAGTTGCCAGTGCAAGTTCTTTATTCGGTGGCCAtagtatttttccctttttttttttattggttgggtccataaaaaaataaattgattggATGTCTATTTGTCAAGTCATAATCTATGTGAAGTTTGTTGTTTAAATGCCTGTTAAGAACAGAAGTTTGTTGTTTCAATGCCTGATAAGAACAATTGTAATACGGGAAACCACTTAATATAGATGAGGTACTATTTTCTCATCTGGTTTTGATTAGCGTACTTTCTTGATATTGTTGCTTCTTCAGATTTGCTTCAATAGGGTATAACATCAAGCGAGATAGCCATGGAGTTGCTAAATGATttaagctctctctctccttttttttttttttttcttaaaagggAAAATCTACGCGAATTCCAAATCGGTCCCTCCGTCTCCTTTCCGTCCAAGTCTGCTGTTACCCTGTTAGTCAAAGCCACACAACCGCCACATGGGCATCAGAACACCAGCCCAAAACGATGCCGTTTCGCAACTTTTTTAaaccacatcatcttaaaatattattattttttatcatactatttgaaaacttttttaaaaaaaaaaaaaaaaatgaaaatgggggTTTTGGGGGGTGGCTGCTAGTGACAGCCACCCCATTGGGGAGGGGTGGCCTGCaccacctttggggtggcttgCCTACTTTTATTGTTCATTTATGCTACCAGAGCATAACGGTGATAAACGTCCATTATATCTTCTTATTGTTCATTTAGACATTTCGTCAAACACTTTCCCTACATACCCATCACACTGTTTTTTATTGCCATTGGCCAGCTCGCCTCTTTCCTCACTCAACCACACCAACCCTTCATCTATTTCAACCACACCCAACTCAATCACCAACCTTCATCACCTTGTTACTATAAAATCAACCAAACAAGACACATACACTTACACAAGCATAAAGACAAACCAAATGTTTTGTTATATGCATTATGAATTTCTATTTAGTCAACTGGGTCTGGGTCTGCcttatgaatttcttatatgCAATTAAGAATAATTCTATTTAGTAAATCCTTATACAACTGTTATATAACTTGATGAcacttggtttttttcttttacaagggTTGATTTAAGGACTGATGTTTACTGCCACGTCATCTAATTGTATAAGAgactactaaatagcattacttatGCAATTAATTTTGCTCATGTATTAGCAAATGATcgtcttcatttcaaatgaaattgagaaaAGTTAATTCATGATCAAGATTTTATTTCGTTGCATTTAACTGTGTATATAATGCCGTGTCATTAATCCCCGCGAAGGGTGCTCCCGGAAAATGCTAAAGTTATGGAGCTCATCGACCTACATACTAAATGGTGGAGGACCTGACCTTTAATCAAAGCACTCTTTCGGGAGGAGGAAGCCGAAGTAATCTCTCGAATCCCCCTTAGTCGATAGGATGTGCTAATTTGGTGGGGGTCCATAACAGGCGAATTCATTGTGCGAAGTGTTTATCACTTAGAACAAGATAGACAAGCGTTGCAAGAAGGAGAGGGGTCCGCAAATCCAGTCATCAACGCCATGTGGAAAACAATTGTCCAGGACTCTGTATGTCTGTTGTGtactttgaaaaatgaaatagtGAAACACATCTTGTGGGATTGCCCATTTGCCAAAGACGTGTGGGGGGGGTCATGTGGGAAgaaaatacaaagaagcattttCGTCGATGTGCTTGAGTACATTTTGGACCGATGCACATGGGTCCTGAATTGTATAAAAGAGAGGGAAAGGCTGAGTGAAAGTAGCCTAACAGATCCCACGACTGCACAACATTATTATGGTACAACTTTTCTTAGCCTTTACAAATTCAATGGGGTGTTTGTCGGAATCCGCCGTGGTGTTTGCTAGAGTGGCatgcttttataattatttatattagaTAAACGTcgataaatatttttaaaaaataattttgttaaaaatatttcaaGATGAAAAAtcttttacatcaaaacaactattgactgtttgatttttttatcaCGAAAATGACCccctatattttatattaatacaaataaatacaTGTAAAGCTAATAGTGCGCAACATGTCAAGCGTCCGTTTTCTCATCCTGAAGTACTATTTCTCAATTAATATTCCATTtaatttgatattaaaaaaagaaaagaaaaaagaaatcatagaTCATCTCATGGTGTAGTGCATgtttcttataaaatatataggGGGTCATAtccgtaataaaaaaaatcaaacagtcAATGGTTGCTTTACTCGCAAAGCCATTCAATTTCTCTAATATGCTAAGTACAAGTTGTAATCAAGCACGTCGAATCCCTTATTTACatttgtcaattttaatttttttttgtcattttttcagGTTCtgttgttttgatgtaaaagaTTTTTCATCttgaaatattttcaacaaaattactttttaaaaatatttatctttgtttagctaatataaaaaattataaaagcatgCGACTCTAGCAAACACCGCGGCGGATTCCGGCAAACACCCCGGTGAATTTGTAAAGTCTAAGAAAAGTTGCACCATAATAATGTTGTGCAGTCTACAGGAGCTATGCACCGGTGTACGTAGGAGGAGCTGTAGCTATATGTCGAGATCACTAGACGAATCTGGTTCAAGAGGAATGCTGTAGTCCATTTGGGGGGGGTGGTGGTTGGGTGGAAGGGTTCTCCCACCCAAATAAACTGATCCAAGAAGCTACTCTTTTCTTAAAAGAGTACAGGGATGCTAATGCTAAAGACCAGACACAAGAGCTACTCCCGGGTGGCGTAGAGACAAAGTCAACTGAGATGTAGCCATTGATAGTAAAGCTAGACGTATGAGAGTTGGCATCATTGCAAGAGACTAAGAGGGACGCGTCTATGCAGCCACAAGTCAGATGGTATGCGCAATACAGGAACCAGTGGTGGCCGAAGCCAATGGGGCGTTGAAGGAGGCAGAATTCTATTGAAACTGGGGCCTCCAAAGGATCAATCTAGAAGGTGACTCCCTACAGGTGGTAAAAGCTATAAAGGCAAGGTCCATAATTGGAGTTTTTATGGGCAAATAGTGAAGGATGTAAAAGGAGTCCTTTGCACACTTCTAATTTGGGAGGTTTGTCACACAAAAAGAGAGGCAAATTGTGGGCCCCATAGCCTTGCCAAGGCAGCTGTCAAACAATACATGGATTGGGTATGGGTAGATAGAATTCATGAAGAGTATCCGTGAGATTGTAATGTCGGAGCAACATGCTCAGGCTATCTATTTTCTTCCGTTGATAAATGAAGTCTACAAAACTTttctacaaaaaaagaaaagaagaaaaaaaaattggcaagtcattaaaatttttaaatgatttggTAACATATTCACgatgtcatttaaaattattttattatttttattttctaggaTACAACTTGGGATTGAATCCCTGCCTTAGCACAGATTTTTGACAAAAACCAACGGGAGATGATTGGGGTACAACCCTTTTGTACAACTTTGGCACAACCCACTCACAATGAGGTGGAGCCCACGTGTATGGGCTCCACTTCATTGTGAGTGGGGGTTGTGCCAAAGTTGTGATGGGGTTGTATACTTATAATTTCCTAAAACCAAAAGATAAGGGAAGTGGGAATGGggcaagaatttttttaaatagaatgGGCGACAGAGAATGGATGACCCATGCAAAACCCGCCACGTTGCGATCTCGAAATGCACCACCTGCATCACTACCTTGCTTTTGTAAACTTTATtgcaaaaagaagtttttgtaAACTTTAATATGGATTAGGATTCTCtagaattttaaagaaattttagattctcaaataatgtgaattcatgcaattttttacatcgaacgacgtaaaaaatgctacatattaaaaatatgcatGTTATCGAGGCAACATACAACATATAAAATGCATTTCACGTAAAACGCAGAGCTACATCATACTAGAATACTCTCAAGTCTTAATGCactccaacattttttttagggttgacaatttttgacccGTTTACGACCCAATAAGAAGTAATAAGGTTTGAGTTTAGGTTAAATGAGTTCGAATCATAAACGAATTAATCCGTTTACGACCCATTTATAAGTATGTCAAATGGGtcaacccgtttaattaatagTGTCGGGTTCGGTTTGACCTAAACAAGTTGGCGGGTCAATCGAGTTCGACCTGAACCCGACACGATAACATGTTTTGCccaccctaattttttttccctttccacGCTGCTTCTGCCACATCACATCGAGAAGCACACctccaaaagtctttctttTAAATGTGTAACTGGCGAAAGCCTTGCTACCTCTCCTTTCTTAAGATATGTCAGTTGCACCTGTGACACAACACCCCAAAATTAATTCAACAGATTTTACCAGCTATTCAACCACACTAGCCTAGGTGTTGACTTGGAAGCAGTAAATGCTAATCTACCAGCTATTCAACCATTCACCtgagaacaaattaaaggtAACACCATCGAGAGGTTAGAAAATGGAACACCTATTCATTGTGGTTCTCTCGTCGCTCGCTCATCTCAACACgtagttgtttttctttcttcctcttccgTCATTTTCTCATCTTCAACCCCAAAGTTATCAGATTCCAATGGAGGAAATAAGATCAATTGTTTAAAATAGTTCTAAAAAACCTGGCCCACTCCATATTAGATCGCCAGTGATCGCATTCTACCTCCTACCCCTCTATGTAAAGAGGACAACCCTTTTCTCCGTTCACACTGTCACCATTCTCAACAAGTGCTTCCCTTCACCTATTACTATGGCCGGCGCTTGTAATCACTTATCATCAAATATTTGTCTGCTAAGAATTAGAAATACATAACAACTTTTGCTGCGTAGGCCGTTTTTAAACATCCTCTAACAATTCTAAACAATTTCACTCTGTCTGACCCTACAAAAATTGATGCAGGCATAACGTTGAAAGAAAATACTTATCATGGGTGTCTCTATAGTATATTTTCAGACGCTGTGAACGCCAGCTCCAATTTAAGAAACAGCCGGCATAAGTATTTTCTTTCAACATTGTTGGCATCGATTTTGGATGTCACCCCGAGAaaaattgtgtaacaagttTTCTGGTTTAATGGGAATTTAGAGtagaaatggaagaagaaattaaaatggaatTAACACTGATAAtaggcaaattcgaggatgcctaaAACCTCCATGAGTGATTCGAGGTACTCCCCCTTCATTTTCAGCCAAAGATTGGATACCAATTTTCATACCTAAAACATTTAACTAGTCTTGTTTATATAGACCCACCTAAAGGCCACTAACTAATAGGTCACTAACTAATAAGGCCCAAGGCCCATTAAACTACTAAGGCGGCCCATTACTAATATATCTGTTACAATACCGACCCCTtcaagcaccttgcccacaaggtgcagTTATTTTTgcgtaaaaaatataaaagcttcaAAAGTTGGTTGCTACCCTTTCTTTGTGAACAAAAATATCGCTCCAATCGTTGTAGGCCTATTAACCCACAAAAAGCAGCCCTTTTCTCAAGGATAAGCAATACTAGTTCCCATGCAAGTGGTCCCATGCACAAGATCCAGCCCATTGTAAAATCCACaatcttctagaagcaaaaGGATAAGCCATCTTCACGCGTGACTGCGtgagggagaaaaaaaagaaaagcctcCTTCAGCTTTGAAATGAAATGGACTCCAGCtgtctttcattttttagaacAATTCATGTGGATGCCACCTGTCCGTCTGCGTAGGTGTAAAGTGCACAGCCCGAAATTGCCCTTCGTCATCCACACAGACCACTCTTCTCCTTTCTCTGCAGCTTCTAGAACCCACAGAGAAAAGCATCGGAACCGGTCCAAGTCTCCGGCCCATAGCTCGGCTTCTCGGACCTCCGGTCCCTTGTCTTGCACGGCTCCGGCGACAGCAGTGCCGTCCTCCTCGCCCAGCTCTCGTCGTATCCTCGTCTTCTTTCCAACACCATCGGTGTTTGAGAACAACAAAATCGACCCCGTCTTCATATGAATTCTGAGGAACCAAGGAACTCACAGTGTGATTTATGGCTACTAGTATGATCACATTAGGCACTGCCGGATCTGGAAATGGCCTCTCCAAGAAAGATTCGGAAATTCGTGGAGGAATTTCGTTGAATAGATGGTAGGCGTCATCAACCGAATTTGCTGCTGTAATTTTTGCGTGCTTTGGATCTTCAGCCGGTTCTTTTGCTGGGTTTGTTGTGTCTTCAATGGGATCTGGTCGTAGAATTATTTTGTCTCTCTTCTCAACTTCATCCAGATCAGAATTTTGAATGGGCGTGGTGTCTTCATCCGGCTCGGTCGCCGAAATCAGTGTGTAGTGTGCATCGTCGgtgctctttttttcttctcttttttcgtgGTATGTAGTTGCAACCGGATCTGTTTCTTCAAGCAGATTTGTTTCTTCATCTCTCTGCTCCTCTTCTTCGTCCTTGACTCATTCTAGGGATTCTTCTTTAGCAGGAACTGCAATTCGTGCTCTAAGAGTCCGAACGAATTCTTCCCAAGT contains these protein-coding regions:
- the LOC133875925 gene encoding uncharacterized protein LOC133875925 yields the protein MTGEEAAGPAGPKLLRLIYFVGAGFICTAAINKWRELERKAMLPKQQGNQLPENSANAVQKAVD